Proteins co-encoded in one Siniperca chuatsi isolate FFG_IHB_CAS linkage group LG11, ASM2008510v1, whole genome shotgun sequence genomic window:
- the LOC122884336 gene encoding 5-hydroxytryptamine receptor 7: MVVVGASNGTFGSGNMRSSFVIEDRVGGEDPGGSTNTMISEALAPRLLMIAQGAAEAAAAAAAAAATSPSTSSQPQVMETNGTRCGEHILSYGRVEKVLIGGVLTMLTLSTICGNLLVVISVCFVKKLRQPSNYLIVSLAMADLSVALAVMPFVSITDLIGGQWIFGQFFCNVFIAMDVMCCTASIMSLCVISIDRYLGITKPLTYPVRQNGCCMAKMILSVWLLSASITLPPLFGWAQNVNDGRVCLISQDFGYTVYSTAVAFYIPMSVMLIMYYRIYRAAKLSAAKHTITGFPREGDDCAGVAPRGVRGGHEAHQPAVSGETGSVEGTEAEQEEEEEESLDCVAAALKLQREVEEECSTRVSRLLKTGEHHQRRKRKNQSIFKREQKAAATLGIVVGAFTFCWLPFFLVSTARPFVCGVECSCVPLWLERTLLWLGYANSLINPFIYAFFNRDLRTTYSNLLRCRYRNINRKLSAAGMHEALKLVEKPDTDV; this comes from the exons ATGGTTGTTGTGGGAGCGAGTAACGGAACCTTCGGTAGTGGCAACATGAGGTCGTCCTTCGTGATAGAGGATAGAGTCGGTGGTGAAGATCCCGGGGGCTCGACCAACACGATGATCTCTGAGGCTCTTGCGCCCCGGCTGCTGATGATTGCGCAGGGCGCCGCagaggctgctgcagcagcggcggcggcagcagcgACTTCTCCGTCCACCTCCAGTCAGCCGCAGGTCATGGAGACGAACGGGACCCGGTGCGGCGAGCACATCCTGAGCTACGGCCGGGTGGAGAAAGTCTTGATCGGCGGGGTCCTCACCATGCTAACGCTGTCCACCATCTGCGGGAACTTACTAGTGGTCATCTCCGTGTGCTTCGTCAAGAAGCTCCGACAGCCGTCCAACTATCTGATCGTTTCTCTGGCCATGGCGGACCTGTCAGTGGCTCTGGCCGTGATGCCGTTCGTCAGTATCACGGACCTGATTGGTGGTCAGTGGATATTCGGACAGTTCTTCTGTAACGTTTTCATCGCCATGGATGTGATGTGCTGCACCGCGTCCATCATGAGTCTGTGCGTAATCAGCATCGACAG GTATTTGGGTATCACAAAACCCCTGACGTATCCTGTCCGGCAAAATGGCTGCTGCATGGCCAAGATGATCCTGTCAGTGTGGCTTCTCTCAGCCTCCATCACCCTCCCCCCTCTGTTCGGCTGGGCGCAGAACGTCAACGACGGTAGAGTCTGCCTCATCAGTCAGGACTTTGGTTACACTGTCTACTCTACAGCTGTGGCATTCTACATCCCCATGTCAGTGATGCTGATCATGTACTACAGGATCTACCGGGCAGCCAAACTCAGCGCTGCCAAGCACACCATCACCGGCTTCCCCAGGGAAGGGGATGACTGTGCAGGGGTGGCTCCTCGAGGTGTAAGAGGAGGGCATGAGGCTCACCAGCCAGCAGTATcaggagaaacaggaagtgttgaaGGGACAGAGgctgagcaggaggaggaagaggaggagagcttGGACTGCGTGGCAGCTGCGTTGAAGCTCCAGcgtgaggtggaggaggagtgcAGCACGCGTGTCTCTCGCCTCCTCAAGACCGGCGAACACCACCAACGCCGGAAGAGGAAAAACCAGTCCATCTTCAAACGGGAGCAGAAGGCTGCAGCCACTCTGGGCATCGTGGTCGGCGCCTTCACCTTCTGCTGGCTGCCGTTCTTCTTGGTGTCCACGGCCAGGCCGTTTGTCTGCGGTGTGGAGTGCAGCTGTGTGCCGCTCTGGCTGGAAAGAACTCTGTTGTGGCTTGGGTACGCCAACTCCCTCATTAATCCCTTCATTTATGCATTTTTCAACCGTGATCTGAGGACCACCTACAGTAACCTCCTGCGGTGCCGCTACAGGAACATCAATCGGAAGCTGTCGGCAGCTGGCATGCACGAGGCTCTGAAACTGGTGGAGAAGCCAGACACTGATGTGTAA